A region from the Muribaculum gordoncarteri genome encodes:
- a CDS encoding TMF family protein — MDNIRNRVRQAMEWLKDNRLFNSNRVIAEKMGYNPSVVSQVITGKSKVTERFVKSLCSIYQPLSFDWIWNGNGNMIQETVPRQPEADPEPPQMDRFSYILADMAEIIKNMTAFMGPMNNRLERLEKRIDEQAKEIERLRSELSAKEKAATSRKK; from the coding sequence ATGGACAACATAAGAAATAGGGTGAGACAGGCGATGGAATGGCTGAAAGACAACAGGCTGTTCAACTCCAACCGTGTCATTGCGGAAAAGATGGGCTACAATCCCAGTGTCGTGTCACAGGTGATAACCGGCAAATCCAAAGTGACGGAACGCTTTGTCAAAAGCCTGTGCAGCATATACCAGCCCCTGAGTTTCGATTGGATATGGAACGGGAATGGGAACATGATACAGGAGACAGTTCCACGACAGCCGGAAGCGGATCCGGAGCCGCCGCAGATGGACCGCTTCTCATATATCCTCGCTGACATGGCTGAGATCATAAAGAACATGACGGCCTTCATGGGGCCGATGAATAACCGGCTTGAACGTCTGGAAAAGAGGATTGATGAACAGGCGAAGGAGATAGAACGGCTACGCTCTGAACTGTCTGCAAAAGAGAAAGCCGCCACCTCCCGGAAGAAGTGA
- a CDS encoding DUF7833 domain-containing protein encodes MNRSWIPVMHYLRDVEWLYSESRMVHLWLEILFRVHRAKGTYPIKGTTIDILPGQFVASTRKLAASIGADKDTVGRYMRIFEAQKWIRRLEIGNATLYTVLVMDQIPGFSIMAPSDTTAIGASSEAQSPTNGDTSSDTVGDTFGDIYYIDNNINKNSLSPAREGEVFEIFSKDTASLDEIAGALHCERKILENMLPDFFQECRIKKKNHQTVQECKDHFFNWARARLERERNNGIPKENKPGGSRQGNQRGRRTPIKPNCGLIED; translated from the coding sequence ATGAACCGTTCATGGATACCCGTAATGCACTATCTCCGCGACGTGGAATGGCTCTACTCCGAGAGCCGGATGGTACATCTCTGGCTGGAGATACTTTTCCGCGTGCATAGAGCCAAAGGCACATATCCCATAAAAGGCACGACAATAGACATCCTGCCCGGTCAGTTCGTGGCCTCGACACGAAAACTGGCCGCCTCAATCGGAGCGGACAAAGATACAGTAGGAAGATACATGAGGATTTTTGAGGCGCAGAAGTGGATACGGCGACTTGAAATAGGCAACGCGACATTATACACGGTGCTTGTCATGGATCAGATACCCGGCTTTTCAATCATGGCTCCATCGGATACAACGGCTATCGGGGCTTCTTCAGAAGCTCAATCCCCCACAAATGGGGACACTTCTTCCGACACTGTTGGGGACACCTTTGGGGACATATATTATATAGATAATAATATAAATAAAAATTCTCTCTCCCCCGCGCGTGAAGGAGAAGTTTTTGAAATTTTTTCAAAGGATACGGCTTCGCTCGACGAAATAGCCGGAGCCTTGCACTGCGAAAGGAAGATACTTGAAAATATGCTTCCTGACTTTTTTCAGGAGTGCAGGATCAAGAAAAAGAATCATCAGACCGTGCAGGAGTGCAAGGATCATTTTTTCAACTGGGCCCGCGCCCGATTAGAACGAGAACGGAACAATGGCATACCCAAAGAAAATAAACCCGGCGGAAGCCGTCAGGGAAATCAGAGAGGCCGCAGAACGCCGATCAAACCGAACTGTGGACTTATCGAGGATTAG
- a CDS encoding excisionase family DNA-binding protein, with product MSEDRRITMRLTRIENTLEEIKRNITAPVPPDRKITVREAAEIMHCSDQRVRDAIHDGSLKAERNGRRFFLSLYDVRERAGYATLEKKRQT from the coding sequence ATGAGTGAAGACAGACGCATAACAATGAGGCTCACAAGGATTGAGAACACCCTTGAAGAGATAAAGCGGAACATCACCGCACCGGTGCCTCCCGACAGAAAGATAACCGTGCGTGAGGCGGCGGAGATCATGCACTGTTCAGACCAGCGTGTACGCGACGCGATACATGACGGCTCCCTGAAAGCGGAGCGTAACGGGCGGCGTTTTTTCCTCTCTCTTTACGATGTGAGGGAGCGTGCCGGATACGCAACACTTGAAAAAAAACGGCAGACCTGA
- a CDS encoding P-loop NTPase family protein codes for MKPAYNDIVHWAVMDYDGNLDPDKGLLIWGDIGTGKSTMLKIIREFCYLVRPHIEGNRYYFRIDNVIDVCAAYADESIYGGYRGIRQYIDSPRQAFDELGSETLPTGRYGNFENVMQYIFQSRYDNRYHQFTHATTNFTIDQIQEAYGERIYDRFKEMFNFVALRGKTFRINTQKNMEK; via the coding sequence ATGAAACCGGCATACAACGACATCGTTCACTGGGCGGTGATGGACTATGACGGCAACCTTGATCCGGACAAGGGGCTTCTTATTTGGGGCGACATAGGTACGGGCAAATCCACCATGCTGAAAATCATCAGGGAGTTCTGCTACCTTGTGAGGCCGCACATCGAGGGCAACCGGTATTATTTCCGGATAGACAACGTGATTGATGTATGCGCCGCTTACGCCGATGAGTCAATATACGGAGGCTACCGGGGCATCAGGCAGTATATCGACAGTCCAAGACAGGCGTTTGACGAACTTGGCAGCGAGACATTGCCGACAGGAAGGTACGGCAACTTCGAGAATGTTATGCAGTACATCTTCCAGTCACGCTACGACAACCGCTACCACCAGTTCACCCATGCCACCACCAACTTCACAATCGACCAGATACAGGAGGCCTATGGCGAGAGGATATATGACCGCTTCAAGGAGATGTTCAATTTCGTCGCCTTGCGAGGAAAGACATTCAGGATAAACACTCAAAAGAACATGGAAAAATGA
- a CDS encoding peptidase associated domain and porin domain-containing protein codes for MNRYSFFILCLFLGLLSASAAVPETASGTIIDGENGQPIVGAVVQALNKQGKATAFASSNADGVFKIKISDSIDSISFRCMGYESLKLSKNHDFAKGVEMWPKATQLKDVIVQAPDIYAKGDTLVFNVSRYANASDNAIIDVIKRLPGIKVEDDGTIKYQGKPINKFYIDGDDFLGGQYGLATNNISHKDVKSVEVMENHQPVKALEGIEFPEEAGINIKLNEGAKGKTVGVAKAGTGVQPWLYDGSLYAMRIAPKVQNILTIRGGNTGWNPDEQITEHDFSDMSFTGYSESLWPEYIAADIVNAPLNEKRTRDNLSWLANSITAWKRGDTSMRFKLNYVGDRLDYKSGLRTDYFSQAIPEFIQNNSLRTQSHDVSAQFNMQINKRGYFLKDKFTVEGVWEKANSNITGSFDLDQRIRRRNFSANNDLKLVKRNDKKLFELTSRNSFAHRPDRLFVNGEEYAVQNVGTTDFRSTTESRWGKLGRFWKFYINGGVDLNYHRLNLFLIGMGDFDNSRYFNTFLSNLYATPQLDYERNGWLLSAKIPIKWLHHSVNGQHDYINILPRFYVRKKTSAKSEVSASISYQLSSPQAYMNISVPVMSDYRNLFIASDIDKYSQNVVASASYKYRNPLTSFFGNASLTYNYSRCSFMSNQLFIDDFIVSTYANRLSGSHFWNVSGGISKGLGHSRMVIGVEINASTSSASSMRDNIVEDYSQQTISVKPYFKGSLCKWLSVNYDANYGYSRLKIGEIDNDTHSFNQKLYTTIMPHDRWQFTLGAEHFLTKFPEGNVENLVLLDASAVWHVSSKVRLSLTANNLLDKRHYQYVTYGTLSRSEHSFQIRPRNILASIQYRF; via the coding sequence ATGAACAGATACAGTTTTTTCATACTTTGCCTGTTTCTTGGGCTGCTGTCGGCTTCGGCGGCAGTCCCGGAAACGGCCTCCGGAACAATCATAGACGGAGAAAATGGCCAACCCATAGTGGGTGCGGTGGTGCAGGCTCTGAATAAGCAAGGAAAAGCCACGGCGTTTGCTTCTTCGAATGCGGATGGCGTTTTCAAAATCAAAATATCTGACTCGATAGATTCTATTTCATTCCGCTGTATGGGATATGAGTCATTGAAATTGTCAAAGAACCACGACTTTGCAAAGGGTGTGGAGATGTGGCCGAAAGCAACGCAGTTGAAAGACGTGATTGTACAGGCCCCCGACATCTATGCAAAGGGGGACACACTGGTGTTCAATGTCTCGCGCTATGCAAACGCCTCCGACAATGCTATCATTGACGTGATAAAGCGGTTGCCGGGTATAAAAGTCGAGGACGATGGAACAATCAAGTATCAGGGGAAGCCAATCAATAAATTCTATATTGACGGCGATGATTTCCTTGGAGGTCAGTATGGGCTCGCCACCAACAATATCTCCCACAAGGATGTGAAGTCGGTGGAGGTGATGGAAAATCATCAGCCAGTAAAGGCTTTGGAAGGTATTGAATTCCCCGAAGAGGCCGGCATCAATATCAAGCTCAACGAAGGAGCGAAAGGTAAGACAGTCGGCGTGGCCAAAGCCGGAACAGGTGTGCAACCGTGGCTATACGACGGTTCTCTATACGCCATGCGCATTGCCCCTAAGGTTCAGAATATACTGACCATTCGCGGTGGTAACACGGGCTGGAACCCAGACGAGCAGATTACAGAACATGATTTCAGCGATATGTCGTTCACCGGTTATTCCGAGTCCTTGTGGCCGGAGTATATAGCTGCCGACATTGTCAACGCCCCGCTCAATGAGAAGCGGACACGCGACAACCTGTCGTGGCTTGCCAACTCAATCACGGCATGGAAGCGTGGCGATACCTCAATGCGTTTCAAACTGAATTATGTGGGCGACAGGCTTGACTACAAATCCGGATTAAGGACGGATTACTTCAGCCAAGCAATTCCTGAATTCATTCAGAACAATAGCTTGCGCACGCAGAGCCATGATGTTTCGGCTCAATTCAATATGCAGATTAACAAGCGTGGTTATTTCCTGAAGGATAAATTCACGGTTGAAGGTGTGTGGGAAAAAGCCAATTCCAACATAACCGGCTCTTTTGACCTTGACCAGCGTATCCGTCGCCGCAATTTTTCTGCCAACAACGACCTGAAACTTGTAAAGCGCAATGACAAGAAATTGTTTGAGCTGACCTCGCGCAATTCATTTGCTCATCGCCCCGATAGACTCTTTGTAAATGGCGAGGAGTATGCAGTCCAAAACGTTGGCACTACTGATTTCCGGAGCACCACCGAATCACGTTGGGGCAAGTTGGGTCGTTTTTGGAAATTCTACATCAACGGCGGTGTCGATTTGAATTATCATCGTCTGAATCTTTTCCTGATTGGAATGGGGGATTTCGACAATTCGAGATATTTCAACACATTCCTTTCCAATCTGTACGCTACTCCGCAACTCGACTATGAACGTAATGGATGGCTGCTGTCCGCCAAGATACCCATAAAATGGCTACACCATAGCGTCAATGGCCAGCATGATTATATCAACATCTTACCACGATTTTATGTACGCAAGAAAACTTCGGCAAAGAGCGAGGTTTCAGCATCAATTTCTTATCAGCTCAGCTCACCCCAGGCTTATATGAATATCAGTGTACCGGTAATGTCAGACTATCGCAATCTTTTTATTGCAAGCGATATTGACAAATATTCGCAAAATGTTGTCGCTTCGGCAAGCTATAAATACCGCAATCCTCTGACATCCTTCTTTGGCAATGCCTCGCTGACATACAATTACAGCCGCTGCTCTTTTATGTCAAACCAACTGTTTATTGATGATTTCATTGTGTCAACATACGCAAATAGGCTTTCGGGAAGTCATTTCTGGAACGTAAGCGGCGGAATAAGCAAAGGGCTCGGACATAGCCGCATGGTAATTGGCGTGGAAATAAATGCATCTACGAGTTCAGCATCTTCAATGCGTGACAACATCGTGGAAGATTACAGTCAGCAGACAATCTCGGTCAAACCATATTTCAAGGGAAGTCTTTGCAAATGGCTTTCTGTGAACTATGATGCCAATTACGGCTACTCTCGTCTGAAAATTGGAGAAATTGATAACGACACCCACTCATTCAACCAAAAACTTTACACAACAATTATGCCGCATGACCGCTGGCAATTCACTTTGGGAGCAGAGCATTTCCTCACCAAATTCCCGGAAGGCAATGTCGAAAACCTCGTGCTTCTGGACGCTTCAGCCGTTTGGCACGTAAGCAGCAAAGTGCGTCTTTCTCTTACCGCCAATAATCTCCTTGACAAACGGCACTATCAATATGTGACATACGGAACACTCTCCCGATCGGAACACTCATTCCAAATTCGCCCACGCAACATCCTCGCTTCAATCCAATATCGTTTCTGA
- a CDS encoding site-specific integrase, with protein MAGIPQIKIVFDRRKKASAVNPGTVEIEVSYNRERVRLSTGVAVLKQQWNGKEVVNHPQADHLNEQIRRVYDGLHEKMSSIASTKGEYDLSLLKKVKKTKLQGSSASFLDWLEERIDMRPVTESTRKQHKVMLKCLRDFGLIRFFSDLTPKNIRLWDDFIRKRVTAQASVHGYHKRLKPYIVEAIQFEKLESNPYDGMRISRGKSEGIKFLTEEERDRVEALELYGMTEKVRDMFIFSCYTGLAYSDLVKIKKSDVFRQGEDYCIRDKRMKTGMPYTIVLLPKAIAILKKYNYNLNLMSNQKCNDQLKIIANLASLHINLTMHVGRHTFATWALTKGVGIETVSKMLAHSNVAMTEKYAHVLQTSVIQGFGKLK; from the coding sequence ATGGCAGGAATACCACAGATCAAGATTGTTTTCGACCGCCGCAAGAAGGCATCGGCCGTCAACCCCGGCACCGTGGAGATTGAGGTGTCGTACAACCGTGAGCGCGTCCGTCTCTCCACCGGCGTGGCTGTACTCAAGCAGCAGTGGAACGGCAAGGAGGTGGTCAACCACCCTCAGGCCGACCATCTGAACGAGCAGATACGCCGTGTCTATGACGGTCTGCATGAGAAGATGTCGTCCATAGCCTCGACAAAGGGCGAATACGACCTGTCGCTTCTCAAAAAGGTCAAGAAAACGAAGTTGCAGGGTTCGTCGGCAAGTTTTCTCGACTGGCTGGAGGAACGTATCGACATGCGCCCGGTCACGGAGTCAACACGCAAGCAGCACAAGGTGATGCTCAAATGCCTGCGCGACTTCGGGCTGATACGCTTCTTCAGCGACCTCACCCCAAAGAACATCAGATTATGGGACGATTTCATACGCAAGCGTGTGACAGCCCAGGCATCGGTTCACGGCTATCACAAACGCCTCAAACCCTATATCGTGGAGGCGATACAGTTTGAGAAGCTGGAGTCCAACCCATACGACGGCATGAGGATTTCGCGTGGAAAATCGGAGGGCATAAAATTCCTTACCGAAGAGGAACGTGATCGCGTGGAAGCCCTTGAACTCTACGGCATGACCGAGAAAGTGCGCGATATGTTTATCTTCTCATGCTACACAGGGCTGGCGTACTCCGACCTTGTGAAGATCAAGAAGTCGGACGTGTTCAGGCAGGGCGAGGACTACTGCATACGAGACAAGCGTATGAAAACCGGTATGCCCTATACGATTGTGCTGTTGCCTAAGGCGATAGCCATATTGAAAAAGTACAACTACAACCTCAATCTGATGAGCAACCAGAAATGCAACGACCAGTTGAAGATAATCGCCAACCTTGCCAGTCTGCACATCAACCTGACAATGCACGTAGGCCGCCACACGTTTGCAACGTGGGCGTTGACAAAAGGCGTGGGTATCGAGACTGTGAGCAAGATGCTCGCCCACTCCAACGTGGCAATGACCGAGAAATACGCCCATGTGCTTCAGACGAGCGTCATACAGGGCTTCGGTAAACTTAAATAA
- a CDS encoding DUF6926 domain-containing protein — protein MEFFIEPIPTWALCYLINGDPTGLTDDEIAMIDKWYADNKVQTVTTASEAEGESNPYFSHFPAFGLPAEVTDCHVMTF, from the coding sequence ATGGAGTTCTTTATCGAGCCTATCCCAACATGGGCGTTATGCTATCTAATCAACGGAGACCCGACAGGGTTGACTGACGATGAAATTGCGATGATTGACAAATGGTATGCCGACAACAAAGTGCAGACCGTCACCACCGCTTCCGAAGCAGAGGGAGAGAGCAACCCATATTTCTCTCATTTCCCTGCTTTCGGACTACCTGCCGAGGTCACTGACTGCCATGTAATGACCTTTTAA
- a CDS encoding nitroreductase family protein → MDYDIIKSRHSVRSYTLQPLSADEVAMLDSQIRRYNAEGSLNMQLVVNEPNAFGRSLMAHYGKFRNVTNYIALTGPKSNDTEAKLGYYGEKIVLEAQKAGLNTCWVGLSFSKKNTSIDIPDGNKLYALIAIGHGAESGAAHRIKMPQQISDDYATAPDWFKRGVDYALLAPTALNQQKFHFQWLGDNRVKASRGIGFFTKMDLGIACCHFELGAGIPIDWQ, encoded by the coding sequence ATGGATTACGACATAATAAAATCACGACATTCAGTACGCTCCTATACGCTACAGCCGTTGTCGGCCGATGAAGTTGCCATGCTTGACAGTCAAATCAGACGATACAATGCCGAAGGCTCACTAAACATGCAACTTGTTGTCAATGAGCCAAACGCATTCGGACGATCACTTATGGCCCACTACGGCAAATTTCGCAATGTCACCAATTACATAGCATTAACAGGGCCCAAAAGCAACGACACCGAAGCCAAACTCGGATATTACGGTGAAAAAATAGTACTCGAAGCTCAGAAAGCCGGACTCAACACCTGTTGGGTAGGCCTGTCGTTCAGCAAAAAAAATACATCCATAGACATTCCTGACGGCAACAAGTTATACGCCTTGATTGCCATAGGACATGGAGCCGAATCGGGAGCCGCCCATCGCATAAAAATGCCACAACAGATAAGCGACGACTACGCCACAGCACCCGACTGGTTCAAACGCGGAGTCGATTACGCATTACTTGCTCCAACGGCATTGAACCAACAGAAGTTCCATTTCCAATGGCTTGGCGACAACCGCGTCAAGGCATCGCGCGGCATCGGATTTTTCACCAAAATGGACCTCGGCATCGCTTGCTGTCACTTTGAATTGGGAGCCGGCATACCCATCGATTGGCAATAA
- a CDS encoding OmpA/MotB family protein — MKSRGLIIAIAASAITLTSCVSNKKYSSLQGEYDALNKEYNATQMALAESRANNKSLETMLAEARKRNQELKDDYAALQGSLDQSLKQSAQGSVNISKLVDEINASNKYIKQLVEAKSKSDSLNMVLTNNLTRSLSRDELQDVDIKVLKGVVYISLADNMLFKSGSYQINERAMETLSKIAKIIKDYRDYDVLVEGNTDNVPISRTNIRNNWDLSALRASSVVQVLQTKFGVNPSRLSAAGRGEYNPIADNSTDTGRQRNRRTEIIITPKLDQFLDLIDQAPEHEATDDTTK; from the coding sequence ATGAAATCACGCGGATTAATCATAGCCATAGCGGCTTCTGCCATTACACTTACAAGTTGTGTAAGCAATAAGAAGTATTCTTCACTACAGGGAGAGTATGACGCGCTAAACAAGGAATACAACGCCACCCAAATGGCCCTTGCCGAAAGCCGCGCCAATAACAAGAGCCTTGAAACAATGCTTGCCGAGGCCCGAAAACGTAATCAAGAGCTCAAAGATGATTATGCAGCCTTGCAAGGCTCTCTTGACCAAAGTCTTAAGCAAAGCGCACAAGGAAGCGTAAACATCTCGAAACTTGTCGATGAAATCAATGCCTCCAACAAATACATCAAGCAGCTTGTCGAAGCTAAGTCAAAATCCGACTCACTCAACATGGTGCTCACCAACAATCTGACCCGTTCACTGAGTCGTGACGAATTGCAGGATGTCGACATAAAGGTATTGAAGGGAGTCGTGTACATATCGCTCGCCGACAATATGCTTTTCAAATCGGGAAGCTATCAGATAAACGAAAGAGCGATGGAAACTCTTAGTAAAATCGCAAAGATTATCAAGGATTACCGTGACTACGATGTACTGGTTGAAGGCAATACCGACAATGTACCCATATCGCGTACAAACATCCGCAACAACTGGGATCTCAGCGCCCTTCGTGCATCATCGGTCGTACAGGTTCTACAGACAAAATTCGGTGTAAATCCTTCACGACTGTCAGCTGCCGGACGCGGAGAGTACAACCCCATTGCCGACAATTCAACCGATACGGGCCGTCAGAGAAACCGTCGTACCGAAATAATCATCACGCCCAAGCTCGACCAGTTCCTCGACCTCATCGATCAGGCACCCGAACATGAAGCCACAGATGATACCACAAAGTAA
- the tet(Q) gene encoding tetracycline resistance ribosomal protection protein Tet(Q): protein MNIINLGILAHIDAGKTSVTENLLFASGATEKCGRVDNGDTITDSMDIEKRRGITVRASTTSIIWNGVKCNIIDTPGHMDFIAEVERTFKMLDGAVLILSAKEGIQAQTKLLFNTLHKLQIPTIIFINKIDRAGVNLERLYLDIKANLSQDVLFMQTVTDGSVYPVCSQTYIKEEYKEFVCNHDDDILERYLSDSEISPADYWNTIIALVAKAKVYPVLHGSAMFNIGINELMDAITSFILPPESVSNRLSAYLYKIEHDPKGHKRSFLKIIDGSLRLRDVVRINDSEKSIKIKNLKTIYQGREINFDEVGANDIAIVEDMEDFRIGDYLGVKPCLIQGLSHQHPALKSSVRPDKPEERSKVISALNTLWIEDPSLSFSINSYSDELEISLYGLTQKEIIQTLLEERFSVKVHFDEIKTIYKERPVKKVNKIIQIEVPPNPYWATIGLTLEPLPLGTGLQIESDISYGYLNHSFQNAVFEGIRMSCQSGLHGWEVTDLKVTFTQAEYYSPVSTPADFRQLTPYVFRLALQQSGVDILEPMLCFELQIPQEASSKAITDLQKMMSEIEDISCNNEWCHIKGKVPLNTSKDYASEVSSYTKGLGVFMVKPCGYQITKGGYSDNIRMNEKDKLLFMFQKSMSSK, encoded by the coding sequence ATGAATATTATAAATTTAGGAATTCTTGCTCACATTGATGCAGGAAAAACTTCCGTAACCGAGAATCTGCTGTTTGCCAGCGGAGCAACGGAAAAGTGCGGCCGCGTGGATAATGGTGACACCATAACAGACTCTATGGATATAGAGAAACGTAGAGGAATTACTGTCCGGGCTTCTACGACATCTATTATCTGGAATGGAGTGAAATGCAATATCATTGACACTCCGGGACACATGGATTTTATTGCGGAAGTGGAGCGGACATTCAAAATGCTTGATGGGGCAGTCCTCATCTTATCCGCAAAGGAAGGCATACAGGCGCAGACAAAGTTGCTGTTCAATACTTTACATAAGCTGCAAATCCCGACAATTATATTTATCAATAAGATTGACCGTGCCGGTGTGAATTTGGAGCGTTTGTATCTGGATATAAAAGCAAATCTGTCTCAAGATGTCCTGTTTATGCAAACTGTTACCGATGGATCGGTTTATCCGGTTTGCTCCCAAACATATATAAAGGAAGAATACAAAGAATTTGTATGCAACCATGACGACGATATATTAGAACGATATTTGTCGGATAGCGAAATTTCACCGGCTGATTATTGGAATACGATAATCGCTCTTGTGGCAAAAGCCAAAGTCTATCCGGTGCTACATGGATCAGCAATGTTCAATATCGGCATCAATGAGTTGATGGACGCCATCACTTCTTTTATACTTCCTCCGGAATCAGTCTCAAACAGACTTTCAGCTTATCTCTATAAGATAGAGCATGATCCCAAAGGACATAAAAGAAGTTTTCTAAAAATAATTGACGGAAGTCTGAGACTTCGAGACGTCGTAAGAATCAACGATTCGGAAAAATCCATCAAGATTAAAAATCTAAAGACTATTTATCAGGGCAGAGAGATAAATTTTGATGAAGTGGGTGCCAATGATATCGCGATTGTAGAGGATATGGAAGATTTTCGAATCGGAGATTATTTAGGTGTTAAGCCTTGTTTGATTCAAGGATTATCCCATCAGCATCCCGCCCTCAAATCCTCCGTCCGGCCAGACAAGCCCGAAGAGAGAAGCAAGGTTATATCCGCTCTGAATACATTGTGGATTGAAGACCCGTCTTTGTCCTTTTCCATAAACTCATATAGCGATGAATTGGAAATCTCGTTATATGGTTTGACCCAAAAGGAAATCATACAGACATTGCTGGAAGAACGGTTTTCCGTCAAGGTCCATTTTGATGAGATCAAGACTATCTACAAAGAACGACCTGTAAAAAAGGTCAATAAGATTATTCAGATTGAAGTACCACCCAACCCTTACTGGGCCACAATAGGGCTGACTCTCGAACCCTTACCGTTAGGGACAGGGTTGCAAATCGAAAGTGACATCTCCTATGGTTATCTGAACCATTCTTTTCAAAACGCCGTTTTTGAAGGGATTCGTATGTCTTGCCAATCGGGGTTACATGGTTGGGAAGTTACAGATCTGAAAGTAACTTTCACTCAAGCCGAGTATTATAGCCCGGTAAGCACACCTGCTGATTTCAGACAGCTGACCCCCTATGTCTTCAGGCTGGCTTTGCAACAGTCAGGTGTGGACATTCTCGAACCGATGCTCTGTTTTGAGTTGCAGATACCCCAGGAGGCGAGTTCCAAAGCTATTACAGATTTGCAAAAAATGATGTCTGAGATTGAAGACATCAGTTGCAATAATGAGTGGTGTCATATTAAAGGGAAAGTTCCATTAAATACAAGTAAAGACTATGCCTCAGAAGTAAGTTCATACACTAAGGGCTTAGGTGTTTTTATGGTTAAGCCATGCGGGTATCAAATAACAAAAGGCGGTTATTCTGATAATATCCGCATGAACGAAAAAGATAAACTTTTATTCATGTTCCAAAAATCAATGTCATCAAAATAA
- a CDS encoding DUF2958 domain-containing protein: MNRLLTPKFEEAIKDYPLYSQDGKERNAVCVAIFTIGNICWFVLEGGKEGDDTILYCIVVGLGEDEYGYVSLKELADVELDYRKQGFGIIRVIQMPYFTPCPIGQISDERLQDFLNRLYD, translated from the coding sequence ATGAACAGACTGTTGACACCGAAATTTGAGGAAGCCATAAAGGACTATCCTCTGTACTCGCAGGACGGCAAGGAGAGAAATGCCGTGTGCGTGGCGATATTCACTATCGGAAATATCTGTTGGTTTGTGCTTGAAGGAGGCAAAGAGGGAGACGATACAATCCTTTACTGCATAGTGGTCGGACTCGGCGAAGATGAATACGGCTATGTGTCGCTCAAAGAACTTGCCGATGTCGAACTTGACTATCGCAAACAAGGCTTCGGCATTATCCGAGTGATACAAATGCCGTATTTCACCCCATGCCCCATAGGGCAAATAAGCGATGAGAGGCTTCAAGACTTCTTGAACCGCCTTTATGATTGA